Proteins encoded within one genomic window of Hevea brasiliensis isolate MT/VB/25A 57/8 chromosome 8, ASM3005281v1, whole genome shotgun sequence:
- the LOC110649462 gene encoding phytosulfokine receptor 1-like produces MICESLAGLDQLRILNLSHNLLHGTLPAKVFGLQNLEVLDLSNNDFVDSIPPIGKMSSIRYVDLSKNYFKGSINATLCEISPHIQVLNLASNNFSGEVSRSFGQCTSLQHLFLNSNSLSGNFPESLLQLQNLHVLHLEDNIFSGQLNAELGNLSNLVELDISSNRFSGNLPNVFGKLGKLEHFSANTNMFSGYLPESLVNSPSLITLDVDNNTLNGAININCSAMIHLVSLNLGSNNFHGPIPESISYCQSLNILNLSKNKLGGEIPYNFKNLQALTSLSLSKNNLANISGALGILQHCKNLTTLILSMNFQDEQIPGDVNLQFKNLKALAIPNCQLRGLIPLWLNGCKKLQLLDMSWNLLGGSIPLWIGNFNSLFYLDLSNNSFTGGIPMSLTGLQTLTDRNISTDGNAPCVPLYKTRVPSGSLQYNKIGSLPPTLDLSCNKLTGPIWPSFGNLKRLHVLKLNKNDLSGPIPDSLSGMSSLETLDLSYNKLSGEIPTSLVKLNFLSKFSVAYNQLCGEIPTGGQFLTFPNSSFMGNKGLGARDFAFCQLVDSPREQMTIIGLPFAVGSATGFVLTVNFFLQVWVGVPKARKKMKPINK; encoded by the coding sequence ATGATCTGCGAATCCTTGGCAGGATTAGACCAACTCAGAATCCTGAACCTCTCTCACAATTTACTCCATGGTACCCTTCCAGCTAAAGTATTTGGTCTGCAGAATCTGGAAGTTCTTGATTTGAGCAACAATGATTTTGTTGATTCAATACCACCAATTGGGAAGATGTCCTCAATCAGGTACGTAGACTTGTCAAAGAATTACTTTAAAGGTTCCATAAATGCAACACTTTGTGAAATCTCACCCCATATACAAGTTCTCAACTTGGCAAGTAACAATTTCTCTGGTGAAGTTTCAAGAAGTTTTGGGCAATGTACTTCTCTGCAGCATCTCTTCCTTAATAGCAATAGTCTGTCAGGAAATTTTCCTGAGAGTCTCTTGCAGCTGCAAAATCTTCATGTACTGCACCTTGAAGATAATATATTTTCTGGACAACTGAATGCCGAACTTGGTAACCTTTCTAACCTTGTTGAGTTGGACATCTCCTCCAACAGGTTTTCTGGAAATCTTCCTAATGTTTTTGGCAAGCTTGGAAAACTTGAGCACTTCTCAGCCAACACAAATATGTTCAGTGGCTACCTGCCCGAGTCATTGGTGAATTCCCCATCCCTTATAACTCTTGATGTGGACAACAATACCCTCAATGGTGCTATCAATATCAATTGTTCAGCTATGATTCATCTCGTTTCTCTAAATCTTGGTTCTAATAATTTCCATGGTCCAATCCCTGAAAGTATATCCTACTGCCAAAGCTTGAATATTTTAAATCTTAGCAAGAACAAACTCGGTGGAGAGATTCCTTATAACTTCAAGAACCTCCAAGCTCTGACATCCCTCTCACTGTCAAAGAACAACCTTGCAAATATATCAGGGGCTCTTGGGATTCTACAACATTGCAAAAACTTAACTACACTGATCCTTAGTATGAATTTTCAGGATGAACAAATACCTGGTGATGTGAATTTGCAATTCAAAAATCTCAAAGCGCTTGCCATTCCCAATTGTCAACTGAGAGGTTTAATTCCACTATGGTTGAATGGCTGCAAAAAACTGCAGTTATTAGATATGTCTTGGAATCTCTTGGGTGGATCTATTCCACTTTGGATAGGCAATTTCAATAGTCTCTTTTACTTGGATTTGTCCAACAATTCATTTACTGGTGGAATACCAATGAGCTTGACAGGACTACAAACCCTAACGGACAGGAATATCTCAACTGATGGAAATGCCCCATGCGTTCCTCTTTACAAGACTAGGGTACCCAGTGGAAGTTTGCAGTATAACAAAATTGGCAGCCTTCCACCAACTTTGGATCTAAGTTGCAACAAGCTCACTGGACCAATCTGGCCAAGTTTTGGGAACTTGAAAAGGCTTCATGTTTTGAAACTAAACAAGAATGACCTATCAGGGCCAATTCCAGATAGTTTATCAGGAATGTCAAGCTTGGAAACTTTGGATTTGTCCTATAACAAATTATCTGGAGAAATACCAACTTCATTGGTAAAGCTCAACTTTTTATCCAAATTCAGTGTAGCATACAACCAACTTTGTGGGGAAATCCCAACAGGTGGGCAATTCTTGACCTTCCCAAATTCAAGTTTCATGGGAAACAAGGGCCTAGGTGCCAGAGATTTTGCTTTCTGTCAACTTGTTGATTCTCCCAGAGAGCAAATGACAATTATAGGCCTGCCATTTGCAGTAGGGTCAGCAACTGGGTTTGTCCTCACTGTTAACTTCTTTCTTCAGGTCTGGGTGGGTGTTCCCAAAGCCAGAAAGAAGATGAAACCTATCAATAAATGA